A stretch of Prionailurus bengalensis isolate Pbe53 chromosome E4, Fcat_Pben_1.1_paternal_pri, whole genome shotgun sequence DNA encodes these proteins:
- the TSACC gene encoding TSSK6-activating co-chaperone protein isoform X3: MCINYTGATPVQMEQRASHPNRKAKEESNAVPFCRAKPSPSFINLQASSPLATFLNVRTAKLPSGSLLCPLHLCCSPFRSRPQAQGMPGTSGTYVCQSPASDPARSTTDGYFGKFTSIYDTSGSWEGKQELCPPGLTP, encoded by the exons ATGTGTATCAACTACACGG GCGCCACACCTGTTCAGATGGAGCAGCGTGCTAGTCACCCTAACAGAAAAG CCAAAGAGGAAAGTAATGCTGTGCCTTTTTGTCGAGCCAAACCCTCCCCTAGCTTTATCAATCTTCAAGCAAGTTCCCCACTGGCCACGTTCCTGAACGTCCGGACAGCAAAGCTGCCCTCAG GATCTCTTCTGTGCCCCTTGCACCTCTGTTGCTCTCCCTTCAGGAGTCGACCCCAAGCCCAAGGAATGCCTGGGACTTCTGGAACGTATGTATGCCAATCTCCAGCTTCAGACCCAGCTCGCTCAACAACAGATGGctattttggaaaatttacaaGCATCTATGACACATCTGGCTCCTGGGAGGGGAAGCAAGAACTCTGCCCTCCCGGCCTTACCCCGTAA
- the TSACC gene encoding TSSK6-activating co-chaperone protein isoform X2: protein MCINYTGGCREGGVRVTERVRSLSWPAPRVFWGREGATPVQMEQRASHPNRKAKEESNAVPFCRAKPSPSFINLQASSPLATFLNVRTAKLPSGVDPKPKECLGLLERMYANLQLQTQLAQQQMAILENLQASMTHLAPGRGSKNSALPALPRNLLQNRLPPIQ from the exons ATGTGTATCAACTACACGGGTGGGTGCCGGGAGGGAGGCGTTCGAGTAACAGAGAGGGTGAGGTCGCTGAGCTGGCCGGCGCCTCGGGTCTTCTGGGGCCGCGAAG GCGCCACACCTGTTCAGATGGAGCAGCGTGCTAGTCACCCTAACAGAAAAG CCAAAGAGGAAAGTAATGCTGTGCCTTTTTGTCGAGCCAAACCCTCCCCTAGCTTTATCAATCTTCAAGCAAGTTCCCCACTGGCCACGTTCCTGAACGTCCGGACAGCAAAGCTGCCCTCAG GAGTCGACCCCAAGCCCAAGGAATGCCTGGGACTTCTGGAACGTATGTATGCCAATCTCCAGCTTCAGACCCAGCTCGCTCAACAACAGATGGctattttggaaaatttacaaGCATCTATGACACATCTGGCTCCTGGGAGGGGAAGCAAGAACTCTGCCCTCCCGGCCTTACCCCGTAATCTGTTGCAAAATCGCCTGCCCCCCATCCAGTAA
- the RHBG gene encoding ammonium transporter Rh type B encodes MAGSPRRAAGRRLQLPLLCLLLQGATAILFAVFVRYNPETDAALWHSGNRSSSDNEFYFRYPSFQDVHVMVCVGFGFLMAFLQRYGFSSVGFTFLLAAFALQWSTLIQGFLHSLHGGHIHVGVQSMINADFCAAAVLISFGAVLGKTGPAQLLLMALLEVLLFGVNELVLLSLLGVKDAGGSMTIHTFGAYFGLVLSRVLYRPQLEKSKHRQGSVYHSDLFAMIGTIFLWTFWPSFNSAPTMLGDGQHRTTLNTYYSLTASTLSTFALSALVGEHGRLDMVHIQNAALAGGVVVGTSGEMMLTPFGALAAGFLAGTVSTLGYKFFTPVLEAKFKLQDTCGVHNLHGMPGVLGALLGVLVAGLATHEAYGDGLGSVFPLVAEGQRSATAQAMYQLFGLLVTLTFASVGGGLGGLLLRLPFLDPPPDSQCYEDRIYWEVPGEREDEAQGSLRAEETDTRA; translated from the exons ATGGCCGGGTCTCCCCGCCGCGCCGCGGGCCGGCGACTGCAGCTGCCCCTGCtgtgcctcctcctccagggcgcCACCGCCATCCTCTTTGCGGTCTTTGTCCGCTACAACCCCGAAACCGACGCCGCCCTCTGGCACTCGGGCAACCGCAGTAGCTCGGACAATGAATTTTACTTTCGCTACCCAA GTTTCCAGGACGTGCACGTCATGGTGTGTGTGGGCTTCGGCTTCCTCATGGCCTTCCTGCAGCGGTACGGCTTCAGCAGCGTCGGCTTCACCTTCCTCCTGGCCGCCTTCGCCCTGCAGTGGTCCACACTCATCCAGGGCTTCCTTCACTCCTTGCACGGCGGCCACATCCACGTTGGCGTGCAGAG CATGATCAACGCGGACTTCTGTGCCGCTGCCGTGCTCATCTCCTTCGGTGCCGTCCTGGGCAAGACGGGGCCGGCCCAGCTGCTGCTCATGGCCCTGCTGGAGGTGCTGCTATTTGGCGTCAACGAGCTCGTGCTCCTTAGTCTCCTGGGG gtgaaGGATGCGGGAGGGTCCATGACCATCCACACCTTTGGGGCCTACTTCGGGCTGGTCCTGTCCCGGGTCCTCTACAGGCCCCAGCTGGAGAAGAGCAAGCATCGTCAGGGCTCCGTCTACCATTCGGACCTCTTTGCCATGATTG GGACCATCTTCCTGTGGACCTTCTGGCCCAGCTTCAACTCTGCGCCCACCAtgctgggggatgggcagcaCCGAACAACCCTGAACACGTACTACTCCCTGACCGCGAGCACCCTCAGCACCTTTGCCTTGTCAGCCCTCGTCGGGGAGCACGGCCGGCTGGACATG GTTCACATCCAGAACGCAGCGCTGGCCGGAGGGGTCGTAGTGGGGACATCAGGTGAAATGATGCTGACGCCCTTTGGGGCCCTGGCAGCCGGCTTCCTGGCTGGGACAGTCTCCACGCTGGGGTACAAGTTCTTCACG CCCGTCCTTGAGGCGAAATTCAAACTCCAAGACACGTGTGGCGTCCACAACCTCCACGGGATGCCTGGGGTTCTGGGAGCCCTCCTGGGGGTCCTTGTGGCCGGGCTGGCCACCCACGAAGCTTATGGAGATGG cctAGGCAGTGTGTTTCCGCTCGTAGCCGAGGGCCAGCGCTCCGCCACGGCTCAGGCCATGTACCAACTCTTCGGGCTGCTTGTCACACTGACGTTTGCCTCTGTGGGCGGGGGCCTTGGAG gGCTCCTGCTGAGGCTGCCCTTCCTGGACCCCCCTCCAGACTCCCAGTGCTACGAGGACCGGATTTACTGGGAG GTACCTGGGGAACGCGAGGACGAAGCCCAGGGATCTCtgagggcagaggagacagacacCCGGGCCTAA
- the TSACC gene encoding TSSK6-activating co-chaperone protein isoform X1, which produces MCINYTGGCREGGVRVTERVRSLSWPAPRVFWGREGATPVQMEQRASHPNRKAKEESNAVPFCRAKPSPSFINLQASSPLATFLNVRTAKLPSGSLLCPLHLCCSPFRSRPQAQGMPGTSGTYVCQSPASDPARSTTDGYFGKFTSIYDTSGSWEGKQELCPPGLTP; this is translated from the exons ATGTGTATCAACTACACGGGTGGGTGCCGGGAGGGAGGCGTTCGAGTAACAGAGAGGGTGAGGTCGCTGAGCTGGCCGGCGCCTCGGGTCTTCTGGGGCCGCGAAG GCGCCACACCTGTTCAGATGGAGCAGCGTGCTAGTCACCCTAACAGAAAAG CCAAAGAGGAAAGTAATGCTGTGCCTTTTTGTCGAGCCAAACCCTCCCCTAGCTTTATCAATCTTCAAGCAAGTTCCCCACTGGCCACGTTCCTGAACGTCCGGACAGCAAAGCTGCCCTCAG GATCTCTTCTGTGCCCCTTGCACCTCTGTTGCTCTCCCTTCAGGAGTCGACCCCAAGCCCAAGGAATGCCTGGGACTTCTGGAACGTATGTATGCCAATCTCCAGCTTCAGACCCAGCTCGCTCAACAACAGATGGctattttggaaaatttacaaGCATCTATGACACATCTGGCTCCTGGGAGGGGAAGCAAGAACTCTGCCCTCCCGGCCTTACCCCGTAA